A stretch of Paraburkholderia phenazinium DNA encodes these proteins:
- a CDS encoding PLP-dependent aminotransferase family protein — protein sequence MYDFAPVFKQPTGSPIRELSRYLNQPGMISFAGGVPASDLFDVHGFKRASEIAFENPVACLQYGATEGMPALKEQILRFVEEDDIRRDDSEVIVTTGSQQGFDLLLRAFVSSGDVVFVEERTYPATLQALRLQQASVTGVAVDSDGLDTVALKLLLESDTLKAKPKLLYVVPSFSNPSGLTLSLERRIELLELAVKHQFVIVEDDPYHGLRFDGEPIPSLLSLSGRVEGARDWVVHLGSLSKISAPGLRVGWTIGPADIVRRCVIAKQTADLCSSTWMQAVAAEYLKSGALRPHLKKIADEYGKKCDVLCDLLKQEFSDGIVFDRPMGGMFLWARLRSGSDTSALLSKAIANDVVYVPGRVFFADQPDISSLRLSYAAPGEVLIREGVRRLRRAFEGSL from the coding sequence ATGTACGATTTTGCGCCAGTTTTTAAACAACCAACGGGTTCCCCCATCCGCGAGCTTTCAAGATATCTGAACCAACCGGGAATGATTTCGTTTGCAGGCGGAGTTCCAGCGAGTGATCTGTTCGACGTCCACGGATTTAAACGCGCGAGTGAAATAGCGTTCGAAAATCCAGTGGCGTGCCTGCAGTATGGTGCGACCGAAGGAATGCCCGCGTTAAAGGAACAAATTCTCCGGTTTGTGGAAGAAGATGATATTAGACGCGACGATTCGGAGGTTATAGTCACCACGGGGTCTCAACAAGGGTTCGATCTCCTGTTGCGAGCATTTGTGTCGTCTGGTGATGTGGTTTTTGTCGAAGAGCGTACCTATCCCGCCACGTTGCAAGCACTAAGGCTGCAACAGGCCTCGGTCACCGGAGTCGCTGTGGACAGCGACGGACTGGATACGGTTGCGCTAAAACTACTCCTCGAATCGGATACTCTAAAGGCAAAGCCGAAATTGCTCTACGTCGTGCCTTCGTTTTCGAATCCAAGCGGACTTACGCTGAGCCTGGAGAGAAGGATCGAACTGCTTGAACTGGCTGTTAAGCATCAGTTCGTAATCGTGGAAGATGATCCGTATCACGGGTTGCGTTTTGATGGTGAGCCTATCCCTTCCTTGCTCAGTCTCTCAGGTCGCGTCGAAGGTGCTCGAGACTGGGTGGTCCATCTGGGGAGTCTGTCTAAGATATCGGCGCCAGGCTTGCGGGTGGGATGGACAATCGGACCGGCTGATATCGTGCGCAGATGTGTCATTGCGAAGCAGACCGCCGATCTATGCAGCTCCACCTGGATGCAGGCCGTTGCAGCCGAGTATCTAAAAAGTGGGGCCCTCAGACCTCATCTGAAAAAAATTGCTGACGAGTACGGGAAGAAGTGTGATGTGCTGTGTGACTTACTAAAGCAGGAATTTAGTGACGGCATCGTCTTTGATCGCCCAATGGGCGGAATGTTTCTGTGGGCACGCTTGCGATCCGGAAGTGATACCTCGGCGCTTCTTTCTAAGGCGATTGCAAATGACGTTGTTTACGTTCCAGGAAGGGTGTTTTTTGCTGACCAGCCCGACATTTCGTCACTGCGTTTGTCGTATGCCGCTCCGGGCGAAGTACTGATCAGGGAGGGGGTGCGGCGGCTCAGGCGCGCTTTCGAAGGTTCGCTTTAA
- a CDS encoding LysR family transcriptional regulator, with translation MAFDERTLNGMSVLAAVANSGSFAAAAEALNMSQPGVSRAIARLEGRLDARLFDRHPRSVTLTDEGRRLYEQVVPLLTALEEAAESAACSKETVRGRLRVNVHPFFSNLILGPRLSEFLKAHPELKLDLVTRDQLGDTVSEGFDLAIRFGEPKSSSMIARKLLETRILTVASPSYLKEHGRPRSPDELRGSSHICLRYRNPETGLPFKWEFHRNGTQMELYPEGQLMVNDAGTMHAVCLAGYCIAQVMELGIEGLIASGRLVNLFPDWCDERWPLYVLYPSRNHMPAKTNAFLDFISSIVGNPR, from the coding sequence ATGGCTTTCGACGAGCGAACCCTCAATGGGATGAGCGTACTTGCTGCAGTGGCCAATAGCGGCAGCTTTGCTGCCGCCGCTGAGGCGCTAAATATGTCGCAGCCCGGCGTCAGCCGTGCGATCGCGCGACTCGAGGGTCGGCTTGACGCGCGTCTGTTCGACCGTCATCCTCGTTCCGTAACCCTTACGGACGAGGGACGTCGCCTTTACGAACAGGTGGTGCCGCTGCTCACCGCACTGGAGGAGGCCGCTGAGTCAGCTGCCTGCAGCAAGGAGACCGTGCGTGGACGTCTGCGAGTGAACGTTCACCCTTTCTTCTCAAACCTTATTCTTGGACCACGCCTAAGCGAGTTCCTCAAAGCCCATCCCGAACTCAAGCTTGACCTGGTCACACGCGACCAACTCGGCGACACCGTCTCTGAGGGCTTCGATCTCGCCATCCGTTTCGGCGAGCCGAAGTCCTCGTCCATGATAGCTCGCAAGTTGCTCGAAACACGAATACTCACGGTGGCGTCGCCTTCTTACCTGAAAGAGCACGGCCGCCCGCGTAGCCCCGATGAGTTGCGTGGCTCCTCACATATTTGCCTGAGATATCGGAATCCTGAGACAGGCCTGCCATTTAAATGGGAGTTCCATCGCAATGGCACGCAAATGGAGCTTTATCCCGAAGGCCAATTAATGGTTAATGATGCAGGTACGATGCATGCGGTATGTTTGGCTGGATACTGTATCGCCCAGGTCATGGAGCTGGGCATTGAAGGCTTGATTGCAAGTGGGCGACTTGTCAATCTGTTCCCCGACTGGTGCGACGAACGCTGGCCTCTCTATGTGCTGTATCCCTCTCGAAATCATATGCCCGCGAAGACGAATGCGTTCCTCGACTTTATCTCGTCGATCGTCGGTAACCCTCGTTGA
- the fghA gene encoding S-formylglutathione hydrolase encodes MERIEHRACFDGWQDVYRHESASLNCSMNFSVFLPALASRKKLPVLYWLSGLTCTEQNFTTKAGAQQYASRHGVIIVAPDTSPRGQQVADDMGYDLGKGAGFYVNATQKPWAAHYRMYDYVVTELPELIESEFPASEARSISGHSMGGHGAIVVALRNPGRYRSVSAFSPIVAPAQVPWGKKAFEAYLGPDRTAWRQYDACDLVRSAAEKLPLLVDQGAADEFLETQLKPHLLKASCEAVGHPLTLRLYPGFDHSYYFITTFIGNHIAFHAKALHG; translated from the coding sequence ATGGAACGGATAGAACACCGTGCCTGTTTTGACGGATGGCAGGACGTATACCGGCATGAGTCGGCCTCGCTCAACTGTTCAATGAACTTCTCGGTGTTTCTCCCGGCGCTGGCATCCAGGAAAAAACTACCCGTACTGTACTGGCTCTCCGGTTTGACTTGCACCGAGCAGAATTTCACCACGAAGGCCGGAGCTCAACAATACGCGAGTCGCCATGGCGTCATCATAGTCGCTCCGGACACCAGCCCTCGCGGGCAACAGGTTGCTGACGATATGGGTTATGACCTTGGAAAAGGTGCAGGCTTTTACGTCAATGCAACCCAGAAACCTTGGGCAGCCCACTACCGGATGTACGACTACGTTGTCACGGAACTTCCCGAATTGATCGAATCGGAATTCCCTGCTTCAGAAGCCCGCTCCATAAGCGGACACTCGATGGGCGGCCATGGTGCAATCGTCGTGGCGCTGCGCAATCCGGGCCGCTATCGCAGCGTTTCGGCATTCTCGCCGATCGTCGCTCCCGCCCAGGTGCCATGGGGCAAGAAAGCATTCGAGGCGTACCTGGGTCCAGACCGTACAGCATGGAGGCAATACGATGCGTGCGACCTCGTCAGGTCCGCGGCAGAGAAGCTTCCGCTACTGGTTGATCAAGGCGCTGCAGATGAATTTCTTGAGACTCAGCTCAAACCTCATCTGTTAAAGGCTTCCTGTGAAGCAGTCGGCCATCCCCTGACACTTAGGCTCTATCCTGGATTCGATCATAGCTACTACTTCATCACTACCTTCATTGGCAATCATATTGCGTTTCATGCTAAAGCTCTCCATGGATAG
- the gfa gene encoding S-(hydroxymethyl)glutathione synthase: MSTVAIHPSVDTGIKKGTPGFAGGTLHCNCQKDKVEVRITSNVAHNHACGCTKCWKPAGAAFSVVGVVPRDKVEVTAHPEKLQVVDENAAIQRHACKACGTHMYGRIENRDHPFYGLDFVHTELSNDKGWEEPRFAAFVSSVIEGGGAKPEQMDDVRARLTELGLAPHDALNPPLMDAIAAHIAKRSGVLK; the protein is encoded by the coding sequence ATGAGCACTGTGGCAATCCACCCATCAGTCGATACCGGTATCAAGAAGGGTACACCCGGCTTCGCCGGCGGTACCCTCCATTGCAATTGTCAGAAGGACAAAGTCGAAGTCCGGATAACCAGTAACGTGGCACACAACCATGCTTGTGGTTGCACCAAGTGCTGGAAACCCGCTGGCGCCGCTTTTTCGGTAGTGGGAGTCGTCCCGAGAGACAAGGTCGAAGTCACGGCTCACCCGGAAAAGCTGCAGGTAGTCGACGAGAACGCCGCTATCCAGCGCCATGCCTGCAAGGCGTGCGGAACTCACATGTATGGTCGGATCGAGAACCGCGACCATCCTTTCTACGGTCTCGACTTCGTGCACACCGAACTGTCCAACGACAAAGGTTGGGAGGAGCCACGTTTTGCGGCATTCGTCTCGTCGGTGATCGAAGGTGGCGGCGCAAAGCCGGAACAAATGGATGACGTTCGAGCCAGACTTACCGAGCTTGGGCTCGCACCGCACGACGCACTCAATCCTCCGCTAATGGACGCGATAGCCGCGCACATCGCAAAGCGCAGTGGTGTGCTGAAGTAG
- a CDS encoding S-(hydroxymethyl)glutathione dehydrogenase/class III alcohol dehydrogenase, protein MKSRAAVAFAPGKPLEIVEIDVAPPKKREVLVKITHTGVCHTDSFTLSGDDPEGLFPCVLGHEGAGVVVEIGEGVTSVKPGDHVIPLYTAECGECLFCKSGKTNLCVAVRATQGKGVMPDGTTRFSYNGQPIYHYMGCSTFSEYTVVAEVSLAKVNPAANHEQVCLLGCGVTTGIGAVHNTAKVQPGDSVAVFGLGGIGLAVIQGARQAKAGRIFAIDTNPSKFDLAKAFGATDCVNPKDHERPIQQVIVEMTGWGVDHSFECIGNVKVMRAALECAHRGWGQSIVIGVAGAGQEISTRPFQLVTGRTWKGTAFGGVKGRSQLPGMVEDAMRGDIQLAPFVTHRLPLDQINEAFNLMHDGMSIRTVINY, encoded by the coding sequence TATTAGTAAAGATCACTCACACGGGTGTATGCCATACAGACTCCTTCACCTTGTCGGGCGACGACCCAGAAGGCCTGTTCCCCTGCGTGCTCGGGCATGAAGGTGCAGGCGTCGTCGTGGAAATCGGCGAAGGCGTCACATCTGTCAAACCTGGCGATCACGTGATTCCGCTGTACACGGCCGAATGCGGCGAATGCCTGTTCTGTAAATCCGGAAAGACGAACCTGTGTGTCGCCGTGCGTGCGACCCAAGGCAAAGGTGTGATGCCCGACGGTACAACCCGCTTCTCCTATAACGGCCAGCCGATCTACCACTACATGGGCTGCTCAACCTTCAGCGAATACACCGTAGTCGCCGAGGTCTCGCTGGCGAAGGTTAACCCCGCTGCCAACCATGAACAGGTTTGTCTGCTGGGGTGCGGTGTAACGACGGGTATCGGCGCGGTGCACAACACCGCGAAGGTTCAACCGGGTGACAGTGTCGCCGTGTTCGGACTTGGTGGAATCGGCCTTGCAGTAATTCAGGGAGCGCGTCAGGCCAAGGCCGGGCGCATCTTTGCGATCGACACCAACCCCTCGAAGTTCGATCTCGCGAAAGCCTTCGGCGCTACCGATTGTGTCAACCCGAAAGACCATGAAAGGCCGATTCAGCAGGTGATCGTCGAAATGACCGGCTGGGGCGTCGATCATTCGTTCGAATGCATCGGCAACGTCAAGGTCATGCGTGCCGCGCTGGAGTGCGCGCACCGTGGCTGGGGACAGTCCATAGTCATCGGCGTCGCGGGGGCCGGTCAGGAAATCTCGACGCGTCCGTTTCAACTGGTGACAGGCCGTACATGGAAAGGCACAGCATTTGGTGGCGTAAAGGGGCGCTCACAACTACCAGGCATGGTGGAAGACGCCATGCGAGGTGACATCCAGCTCGCCCCATTTGTCACGCACAGATTGCCGCTTGATCAGATAAACGAAGCATTCAACCTGATGCACGACGGCATGTCGATTCGCACCGTGATCAACTATTAG